A genome region from Psychrobacter jeotgali includes the following:
- a CDS encoding (deoxy)nucleoside triphosphate pyrophosphohydrolase: MHKPLPSLSYETIRQTQNENSTLIKVAVGVIHYQNQYLLGYRDNTQHQGDLYEFIGGKIDAKESGLEALVREVKEETGIDIGQNRTVKLGELNHDYGDKKVCLQVYQIALNAGQYEQNRDRHYGLEGQALVWVDKLDLVAEHYPLPAANKSILAWLQHQQ; encoded by the coding sequence ATGCATAAACCTTTACCATCCTTAAGTTATGAAACTATTCGTCAAACACAAAATGAAAACTCAACACTAATTAAGGTGGCTGTAGGAGTAATCCACTATCAAAATCAGTATTTATTAGGTTATCGTGATAACACTCAGCATCAAGGTGATCTTTACGAGTTTATTGGAGGTAAGATTGACGCTAAGGAGTCAGGACTAGAGGCGTTAGTAAGGGAAGTTAAAGAAGAGACAGGTATTGATATCGGTCAAAATAGAACTGTAAAGTTAGGTGAGCTCAATCATGATTATGGTGATAAGAAAGTATGCTTGCAGGTCTATCAGATAGCACTGAATGCTGGGCAATATGAGCAAAATCGTGATCGGCATTACGGATTAGAAGGACAAGCTTTGGTTTGGGTCGATAAGCTTGATTTAGTCGCAGAACATTATCCACTTCCAGCAGCCAATAAATCTATTTTGGCTTGGCTACAACACCAGCAGTAA
- the hemP gene encoding hemin uptake protein HemP — MIISRYLNYRDNRLPTLQSQHLFALTKEVRIEHEGEEYRLRLTRNNRLILTK, encoded by the coding sequence ATGATCATCTCTCGTTATTTAAACTACCGAGACAATCGCCTACCTACTTTACAGTCTCAGCACTTATTTGCCCTCACTAAAGAGGTACGTATCGAACATGAAGGCGAAGAATATCGTCTACGCTTAACTCGCAATAATCGCTTGATTTTAACTAAATAG
- a CDS encoding translocation/assembly module TamB domain-containing protein, whose translation MLTNNTPPPQDPSDEDPAQRDAQRVRRWYPLSFLFKLLIFVVVVLLIMFAIFFYMAGTESGTKFLLEKISAETGIEFKYGDGNLRDGIWVTDIDIEANQDLEILVDKAYVKIGWRAIFSKEVHLRDADIQRIEIINKKPPTGEPFDYRTLKLPINLRFDQAKIKTIVYKQVTKEPVIIHNIAARDLTWVGSLVTVGRGSLRYADIVKVSALKGEIDLQGDYPLDASAIVEVSALEKAYIDPLDVNATGSLKRTVGKVSSRYNEGDVRGEFVVQGLDDNAPFRAKLEWDDVLIPYADAQNIHLKDGIATATGVISEIRLRINAELTAKDIPSGHYQGRGIIANSQLRIDRLEANVPAGDLLLQGILDWQDSFDAKVRAVGTNFDIRRAIPNQYDDYKAYAPEKLNGRLSFHYQQKNSAGNLQMDADLRQRDGEHVNANIMRGKTSPKSSQAAPWYIDAKWQNLTRRNVPNIGNIDSPRGQADVIVRGSRLSVDANALINELNAAPKGNYDVRLRKVNNLININRLNYKGVVGDLIGSGQIQLATKQRPLTWQIDARTNGLLPKQYRSDLPLERLTGQISGRGRLLNISKNGIKGQRHIITINNTDLQAQLDATQADRAIGITGSGDASVDMIGGELSVFDARFNGRVDTKDVPDGRLSINAAGTPKLINVRQLNYAGEAGAVDVKGVIDLRKDIGWTVTGRFDKFDLGYFLPDNPAIITGDLNTSGQWQPAPKNSPNASGILQRFAVNFDGVLDAEQLPAGRLTIDASGDAQLIRVQRFRHVGAAGSIDAKGTVDVRRGIAWDISAVMDRFNLGYFIKDTPSVITGTIDTDGRWTETQQIINLKQINLKGDLKGQPLSAKGSLTAKLNLPKDLASYFKRLQSQDAEAQYQQVNALIESLNANNLVIRWGDNYLTANGNAKQLQAKVNITSLDQLSDNLAGKVTGGATLSQPAGQSLPTIYIDLVGERIALLGFILRQGRIRGKVVNLANSPSQLIISAEGLDAAGQSFERVNASFNGTEQAHVLNIAVANEQLDISARLKGGFNRDQLSWSGSIGKGRVKSQYATLNQLQPAQLIVDLPQTQNANSSDLKVQLAAHCWQAADQTGKLCLRENLIASAASGQVNLALQAVDTSLLSVFLPNDIDWQAKINGKAIIGWQRGKPPTINTTLYSDNGKIGLIQDGDTAPVSLPYKRVSLIAMSVPEGLKLRTDIDTGRDARGYAEVVVDPYKTPKPISGALVLNELNLAIFKPFFPGMRALEGNITMAGGLGGTLTKPQFYGDVELVNGRVAILDLPVNFTNINVDAKIRGTQATIDGTFNSGTGTADLTGSVNWQQDLQAKFSIVGERLVLTQPPLLTATINPDIDIIVRPNDRYVNIEGAISVPTATIRPPEASEDVITQTQDAVVIDRRLIGNIDEVLAISRPWSINADIGIDLGNDINFRGFGAVIPLAGALNINQNGQGVMRAKGVIQVARRTNIDAFGQSLELNYGQIRFNGDVMKPDLSIEAVKTIDGKTVGLRVTGDTENPNIVVFNNAGLTQQQAMNALVTGRLNNGSATQVSEQGFKSQVTNNLAAAGLNFGLSGTRSLTNQIGEAFGLQSLTVDASGNSEDTNVNVTGYITPDLYIRYGVGVFNAEDSLSIRYQLTRRLYIEATSAAENAADVVYSWQF comes from the coding sequence ATGTTGACTAATAATACCCCGCCTCCTCAAGATCCATCGGATGAAGATCCAGCACAAAGAGATGCCCAGCGGGTACGCCGCTGGTATCCGCTGTCTTTTTTATTCAAGCTACTGATATTCGTGGTTGTCGTATTACTGATTATGTTTGCGATATTCTTTTATATGGCCGGTACAGAATCAGGCACCAAGTTCTTATTAGAAAAGATAAGTGCGGAGACCGGGATCGAGTTTAAGTATGGTGACGGTAATTTACGTGATGGAATCTGGGTCACTGATATTGATATAGAAGCCAACCAAGATCTTGAAATACTGGTTGATAAGGCTTATGTCAAAATAGGCTGGCGGGCCATATTCTCTAAAGAAGTACACTTACGTGATGCTGATATCCAGCGCATTGAAATTATCAATAAAAAACCACCTACAGGTGAGCCGTTTGATTACAGAACCCTCAAACTACCTATTAATCTACGTTTTGATCAAGCAAAAATAAAAACCATCGTTTATAAGCAGGTAACCAAAGAGCCTGTCATCATTCATAATATTGCTGCTCGTGATTTGACTTGGGTAGGCAGCTTAGTAACGGTTGGCCGGGGCAGTTTGCGTTATGCCGATATCGTAAAGGTGAGTGCGCTCAAAGGAGAAATTGATTTACAAGGTGACTATCCATTAGACGCTTCAGCTATTGTTGAAGTCAGCGCTTTAGAAAAGGCTTATATAGATCCGCTTGATGTTAACGCAACCGGTAGCCTCAAACGTACTGTAGGCAAAGTAAGTAGCCGTTATAACGAAGGTGATGTGCGTGGCGAGTTTGTCGTACAAGGACTGGATGATAATGCGCCGTTCAGAGCCAAGCTTGAGTGGGACGATGTGCTCATTCCGTATGCCGATGCCCAAAACATTCATCTAAAAGACGGTATAGCTACTGCTACTGGGGTGATATCTGAGATTCGTCTACGTATTAATGCCGAGCTTACTGCCAAAGATATTCCTTCAGGACATTATCAAGGGCGCGGGATTATTGCCAACAGTCAGCTACGTATTGATCGCTTAGAGGCTAACGTCCCTGCAGGCGACCTGCTACTGCAAGGTATCCTCGATTGGCAAGACAGTTTTGATGCAAAGGTGCGAGCCGTAGGGACTAATTTTGATATCCGCCGTGCTATTCCTAATCAATACGATGATTACAAGGCTTATGCGCCGGAGAAGCTTAATGGCCGACTCTCATTTCATTATCAGCAAAAAAATAGCGCCGGCAATTTGCAAATGGATGCTGATTTGCGTCAACGTGATGGCGAGCATGTAAACGCTAATATCATGCGCGGCAAGACCTCTCCAAAATCAAGCCAAGCGGCACCTTGGTATATTGATGCTAAATGGCAGAATCTGACTCGTCGCAATGTGCCCAATATCGGTAATATCGATAGCCCTCGCGGGCAAGCTGATGTGATTGTACGTGGTTCACGTCTGTCCGTTGATGCCAATGCGCTGATCAACGAGCTCAATGCAGCACCAAAGGGTAATTACGATGTGCGCTTACGTAAAGTCAATAATCTTATTAATATCAATCGTTTGAATTACAAAGGGGTAGTGGGCGATTTAATAGGCAGTGGTCAAATACAGCTGGCTACTAAGCAGCGCCCACTTACGTGGCAAATAGATGCGCGTACCAATGGTCTATTGCCCAAACAATATCGTAGTGATCTGCCGCTTGAGCGTTTGACTGGGCAGATTAGTGGGCGCGGCCGTCTACTTAATATCAGCAAAAATGGTATAAAAGGTCAGCGTCATATTATTACAATCAATAATACGGACTTGCAAGCTCAGCTTGATGCCACGCAAGCGGATCGTGCTATCGGCATTACCGGTAGTGGTGATGCGAGCGTCGATATGATTGGAGGCGAGTTATCGGTATTTGATGCCCGTTTTAATGGCCGAGTCGATACCAAAGATGTGCCGGACGGCCGATTGTCGATTAATGCCGCTGGCACCCCAAAACTGATCAATGTACGCCAATTGAACTATGCAGGCGAAGCCGGCGCTGTCGATGTTAAAGGGGTGATTGACCTACGTAAAGACATAGGTTGGACGGTCACTGGTCGCTTTGATAAGTTTGATCTGGGTTATTTCTTACCCGACAACCCCGCCATTATTACTGGTGATTTAAACACTAGTGGTCAATGGCAACCAGCTCCCAAGAATAGTCCTAATGCTAGTGGCATCCTGCAGCGCTTTGCGGTTAATTTTGATGGTGTTCTTGATGCTGAGCAGCTGCCTGCGGGTAGGCTTACTATTGATGCTAGTGGTGATGCACAATTGATTCGAGTGCAGCGCTTTCGTCATGTAGGGGCTGCGGGCAGCATCGATGCTAAAGGTACCGTTGATGTACGCCGAGGTATTGCATGGGATATTAGCGCCGTTATGGATCGCTTTAATTTAGGGTACTTTATCAAAGATACGCCAAGTGTTATTACTGGTACTATCGATACTGATGGACGCTGGACTGAGACCCAGCAAATTATCAATTTGAAACAAATCAATCTAAAGGGCGATTTAAAAGGTCAGCCTTTGAGTGCCAAAGGCAGTTTGACTGCTAAACTAAATCTACCTAAAGATTTGGCTAGCTATTTTAAACGTTTGCAGTCCCAAGACGCTGAAGCGCAATATCAGCAGGTTAATGCACTTATCGAAAGCCTAAATGCTAATAATCTAGTCATACGCTGGGGTGATAACTATTTAACTGCTAATGGCAATGCTAAACAGCTACAAGCAAAAGTGAATATTACCAGTCTCGATCAACTTTCAGATAATCTAGCGGGTAAAGTGACAGGCGGTGCCACCTTATCGCAGCCAGCAGGGCAGTCATTGCCAACTATTTATATCGATTTGGTCGGTGAACGCATTGCATTACTTGGATTCATTTTACGTCAAGGGCGAATACGCGGTAAGGTGGTCAATTTAGCTAATAGCCCCAGCCAGCTAATCATCAGTGCTGAAGGGTTAGATGCAGCAGGACAGAGCTTTGAGCGTGTTAATGCTTCATTTAATGGTACTGAGCAAGCTCATGTGTTGAATATTGCGGTAGCCAATGAACAGCTTGATATCTCAGCAAGGCTCAAAGGGGGCTTTAATCGAGATCAGCTTAGTTGGTCAGGCTCTATCGGAAAAGGTCGGGTTAAATCTCAATATGCTACCTTAAATCAGTTACAGCCTGCGCAGCTCATTGTTGATCTGCCGCAAACGCAGAACGCTAATAGTAGTGATTTAAAAGTTCAGCTAGCCGCTCATTGTTGGCAAGCGGCTGACCAGACAGGCAAGCTATGTCTGCGTGAAAATCTAATTGCTTCAGCTGCTTCTGGGCAAGTCAATTTAGCCCTACAAGCAGTAGACACCTCACTACTTTCAGTATTTTTGCCCAATGATATTGATTGGCAAGCCAAGATCAATGGTAAAGCAATCATAGGCTGGCAGCGCGGCAAACCGCCTACTATCAATACGACTTTGTATTCGGACAATGGCAAAATTGGGCTGATACAGGATGGTGATACTGCACCAGTAAGCCTACCTTACAAGCGGGTATCACTGATTGCGATGTCAGTCCCCGAAGGCCTTAAGTTGCGTACAGATATTGATACCGGCCGAGATGCCCGCGGTTATGCTGAAGTCGTTGTTGATCCCTACAAGACCCCCAAACCGATATCGGGGGCGCTAGTACTTAATGAGCTGAACTTAGCTATCTTTAAACCTTTTTTCCCAGGTATGCGGGCCCTTGAGGGCAATATTACTATGGCAGGTGGTCTGGGGGGTACTTTAACCAAGCCGCAGTTTTATGGTGACGTGGAGCTTGTTAACGGCAGGGTGGCCATATTAGATTTACCGGTTAACTTCACCAATATTAATGTTGATGCCAAAATTCGCGGTACTCAAGCGACTATTGACGGCACTTTTAATAGTGGAACTGGCACAGCTGACTTGACCGGTAGCGTCAATTGGCAGCAAGACTTACAAGCCAAGTTTAGTATTGTGGGCGAGCGTTTGGTATTAACGCAGCCACCATTATTGACTGCCACCATTAATCCTGATATTGATATTATCGTGCGACCAAATGACCGTTATGTCAATATTGAAGGGGCCATTAGTGTGCCAACAGCCACCATTCGTCCGCCAGAAGCTAGTGAAGACGTTATTACTCAAACTCAAGATGCGGTAGTGATTGATAGACGTTTGATTGGGAATATTGACGAAGTACTAGCCATATCAAGACCTTGGTCTATCAATGCGGATATTGGTATCGACTTAGGTAATGATATCAATTTCCGCGGCTTTGGCGCAGTAATTCCTTTAGCAGGGGCTCTAAATATTAATCAAAATGGTCAAGGGGTAATGCGTGCCAAAGGAGTGATTCAAGTAGCACGTCGTACTAATATCGATGCGTTTGGACAGAGTCTGGAGTTAAATTACGGTCAGATACGTTTCAATGGTGACGTTATGAAGCCCGATCTAAGTATCGAAGCGGTCAAAACTATTGATGGTAAAACAGTCGGTTTACGAGTGACGGGCGATACTGAGAATCCGAACATTGTAGTATTCAATAATGCAGGACTGACTCAGCAGCAAGCTATGAATGCGCTAGTTACTGGCCGTCTTAATAATGGCAGTGCGACCCAGGTGAGTGAGCAAGGTTTTAAATCCCAGGTTACTAACAACTTAGCGGCCGCTGGACTTAACTTTGGTTTGAGCGGTACTCGTAGCTTGACCAATCAAATTGGAGAAGCTTTTGGCTTGCAAAGCCTAACCGTGGACGCTTCTGGTAATAGCGAAGATACTAACGTTAACGTGACCGGATATATTACGCCTGACCTATATATTCGTTACGGAGTAGGCGTATTTAATGCCGAGGATAGTTTATCTATTCGTTATCAGCTAACTCGCCGGCTCTATATTGAAGCGACATCTGCTGCCGAGAATGCCGCCGACGTGGTCTACAGTTGGCAGTTCTAA
- a CDS encoding autotransporter assembly complex protein TamA, whose product MSYQTSNSSQQSPAVACQSQPNKGCQLPHREWRDCPTNKLPVAASYSSSHARTYFARSALCTAIASTLFGLGITPTLAAESASSNLSQRQIANNTNNDNQSDQQMEAALEALRFKKAIEQGLIDPSVWESYNQKDADKSNQEPAKNADTYNDKFEESNYTSSSSDVDSNRLPDDSLQQALTLQQQGYQMMTPEQIERELAIFNNEESLEGDSADFDNPIATLDSQQAPIGLDTSLDAANLPAPTNLDTLGRNQSENAQTNTNVVEDEPTSRPIQVSDAVSSGVSSSQQDPSQVLAQQERDTVTGRDDNADEIRAQVSAGRAPTESEIDKSSAQANDLNPDDYLPDYEASTETQALASGMAQASTDKPKARNNGGIFKRLYNRFFNGGEAALPRIDTTVYLQQGSGNAASIDPSLRPQLVKADKDIQPINNIKAALDDISVESVVDFTAALPRLRQTALDAARAVGYYDVTLRLRQPNADSIDVIIEKLGEPVRVESRFVNVRGEGSEQAEFQELEASLPPKEDEIFNHRVYKNSKAALEALSNTYGYFDQYWLDKSVDIILPDNTADISLVYETGERYDFDDVVFFTYDEDTGTLTRDPEKLPVEMSLLKQLFDFDAGDPFYRPAITKFSNSLSATRYFNIVNVEAVLPPDESNERGTLAFDNAPPTAEDGSTIDDDVNENGAQDNRPIGESQQAESITADNNNQSNEPDSEPDENNVTVDNTDAEDVAPIEFTVDEETSEKLAAIKQKAERLSRLPNNRVLDEQTEEVDSILGKISNSISNVAKKIFPDDEPITADEDFVPPTLAGRKTPEQVQESKKVPLYVYIGADKPRDAQVGIGYGTDTDIRVTGRIDYNLINKKGYQAGAEVELSRIRKNATVYGSRPWKHPLNDKLETRLTYEEEVIDQGEGNFDLSTKTLKAALARNIRKESGWDRSYFVRARVDELETGVDEAALEDLPVEFTSGKPQQKALLFGYGVSKTDTDNAINPTRGMRQYYGVEVGSEQVLSDTDMAIIHAGISGIYSFGEDNKHQVLGRFNTGYIWADDFYEVPYKLRFFAGGDQSIRGYDYESLSPLEKGYLTGGQVLAVGSAEYNYEFRPGFRGALFTDVGNAYDKNFDTETKVGVGVGIRWASPVGVVRVDVAAGVTEDSIPVRLHFFIGSPL is encoded by the coding sequence ATGAGCTACCAGACATCAAATTCATCACAGCAATCGCCTGCTGTAGCGTGTCAGTCACAACCAAACAAAGGTTGTCAGTTGCCTCATCGAGAATGGCGAGATTGCCCTACAAATAAGCTGCCTGTAGCTGCTTCATACTCATCGTCTCATGCTCGTACCTATTTTGCACGTTCTGCACTTTGTACTGCTATAGCCAGTACCTTATTTGGACTGGGTATCACGCCCACTTTAGCTGCTGAAAGTGCGTCTAGTAACTTATCTCAACGCCAGATTGCCAATAACACTAATAATGATAATCAATCTGACCAGCAAATGGAGGCAGCGTTAGAGGCGCTGCGTTTCAAAAAAGCGATTGAACAAGGATTGATTGACCCATCAGTGTGGGAAAGCTACAACCAAAAAGATGCAGATAAATCTAATCAAGAGCCTGCAAAAAATGCCGATACGTATAACGATAAATTCGAAGAGTCTAACTATACTTCTAGTAGCAGTGATGTAGATAGTAATCGTTTGCCTGATGATTCTTTGCAGCAAGCATTAACTTTGCAGCAGCAAGGGTATCAGATGATGACGCCTGAACAGATTGAACGTGAGCTTGCTATTTTTAATAATGAAGAAAGTCTAGAAGGCGATTCAGCTGATTTTGACAACCCGATTGCCACTTTGGATAGTCAACAGGCTCCTATTGGGTTAGACACTAGTCTAGATGCGGCGAATTTACCAGCGCCGACTAACCTTGATACGTTAGGACGTAATCAAAGTGAAAACGCTCAAACGAACACCAACGTTGTTGAAGATGAACCTACATCGCGGCCGATTCAGGTGAGTGATGCTGTCAGTAGTGGAGTGAGTAGTAGCCAACAAGATCCCTCGCAAGTTCTAGCCCAGCAGGAGCGTGATACTGTAACTGGTAGGGATGACAATGCGGACGAAATCAGAGCACAGGTTAGTGCTGGTAGAGCGCCAACTGAGAGTGAGATAGACAAAAGTAGTGCGCAGGCCAACGATTTAAATCCAGATGATTATTTACCGGACTATGAGGCCTCAACTGAAACCCAAGCGCTTGCTAGTGGTATGGCGCAGGCCTCTACTGATAAGCCTAAGGCTCGTAATAACGGTGGTATTTTTAAGCGTTTATATAATAGGTTTTTTAATGGGGGTGAGGCCGCGCTACCACGTATTGATACCACAGTTTATCTCCAACAGGGTAGCGGTAATGCGGCTAGTATTGACCCTAGTCTAAGACCGCAACTCGTTAAAGCTGATAAAGACATTCAACCGATTAATAATATAAAAGCGGCGCTCGATGATATTAGCGTTGAGTCGGTGGTTGATTTTACTGCAGCGCTACCACGTCTGCGCCAAACGGCATTAGATGCAGCCCGCGCCGTTGGTTATTATGATGTGACGCTACGTCTGCGTCAGCCTAATGCTGACTCTATTGATGTCATTATTGAGAAGCTCGGTGAGCCTGTACGAGTTGAGAGCCGATTTGTGAATGTCCGCGGCGAAGGTAGTGAACAAGCTGAATTCCAAGAGCTTGAAGCCAGTCTACCACCCAAAGAGGATGAGATTTTTAATCATCGAGTCTATAAGAATAGCAAGGCGGCATTAGAAGCCTTAAGTAACACCTATGGTTACTTTGATCAGTATTGGTTAGATAAATCAGTCGATATTATTTTACCGGACAATACCGCTGATATCTCCTTAGTTTACGAGACTGGAGAGCGTTACGACTTTGATGACGTGGTCTTCTTTACTTATGACGAGGATACAGGCACGCTTACCCGAGATCCTGAAAAGCTGCCAGTCGAGATGTCTTTATTAAAACAACTGTTTGATTTTGATGCTGGCGATCCTTTTTATCGGCCTGCTATTACCAAGTTTAGTAATAGTCTATCAGCAACGCGCTATTTTAATATAGTCAACGTTGAGGCGGTTTTGCCGCCCGATGAGAGCAATGAAAGAGGAACTTTAGCGTTTGATAATGCCCCGCCTACCGCTGAAGATGGCAGTACTATAGATGACGATGTTAATGAGAATGGTGCGCAAGATAATAGGCCAATCGGTGAGTCTCAACAGGCAGAGTCTATCACTGCTGATAATAATAACCAGAGTAATGAGCCAGATAGTGAACCGGATGAAAATAATGTCACTGTAGATAATACTGATGCAGAGGATGTAGCACCGATTGAATTTACAGTTGATGAAGAGACCAGCGAAAAACTAGCGGCTATTAAACAGAAAGCGGAACGTTTAAGCCGTTTACCAAACAATCGGGTACTCGATGAGCAGACTGAAGAAGTTGACAGTATTTTAGGTAAGATTAGTAACTCCATTAGTAATGTTGCCAAAAAGATATTCCCTGACGACGAGCCTATCACTGCTGATGAGGACTTTGTGCCACCCACACTGGCAGGCCGCAAAACCCCTGAACAGGTTCAAGAGAGCAAAAAAGTACCGTTATACGTTTATATTGGCGCCGACAAGCCCCGCGATGCTCAGGTTGGTATCGGTTATGGCACCGACACTGATATCCGTGTCACTGGTCGAATTGATTATAACTTGATCAACAAAAAAGGTTATCAAGCCGGTGCTGAGGTAGAGTTATCAAGAATTAGAAAAAATGCGACGGTTTATGGTAGTAGACCATGGAAGCATCCCCTTAATGATAAATTAGAGACCCGTTTGACTTATGAGGAAGAGGTGATTGATCAAGGTGAAGGTAACTTTGATTTATCGACTAAAACTTTAAAAGCGGCGCTGGCTCGTAATATTCGTAAAGAAAGCGGCTGGGATCGTAGCTACTTCGTGCGCGCCCGCGTAGATGAGCTTGAAACAGGCGTCGATGAAGCGGCTTTAGAGGACTTACCAGTAGAGTTTACTTCAGGAAAGCCTCAACAAAAAGCGCTACTCTTCGGTTATGGTGTAAGTAAGACCGATACTGATAATGCTATTAATCCCACTCGCGGTATGCGTCAGTATTACGGGGTCGAAGTGGGCTCAGAGCAAGTGCTTAGTGATACTGATATGGCTATCATTCATGCTGGGATCAGTGGTATCTATAGCTTTGGTGAAGATAATAAACATCAGGTTCTTGGGCGCTTTAATACAGGTTATATTTGGGCCGATGATTTCTATGAAGTCCCTTATAAACTGCGCTTTTTTGCAGGTGGTGACCAAAGTATCCGCGGCTATGATTATGAAAGTCTCTCTCCCTTAGAAAAGGGCTATCTAACGGGCGGACAAGTGCTGGCAGTAGGTAGTGCCGAGTATAACTATGAGTTCCGTCCGGGTTTTCGTGGGGCGCTATTTACTGACGTCGGTAATGCTTATGATAAAAACTTTGATACCGAAACTAAGGTTGGTGTGGGAGTGGGTATTCGCTGGGCTTCGCCTGTGGGCGTGGTACGCGTCGATGTTGCTGCTGGCGTGACAGAGGACAGTATTCCGGTTAGACTGCACTTCTTTATTGGTTCGCCGTTATAA
- a CDS encoding MFS transporter, with the protein MANQFQLFKRRRFSAMFFTQFLGAFNDNIFKQALILVLTYTAASQIGIEVSILNNLAAMLFILPYFLFSALAGQIADKFEKSQLTRFIKLLELVIMIIAAVGFVFEWYTLLFVALFLMGTHSTFFGPIKYAYLPQAMREDELVGANGLFQMGTSLAILLGMIIAGVLTQLPQSLYWISASVLIVAILGYLSARFIPNMPAMQPNLNINWNIFTTSMATVRYLYSLPFLFFIVLGNSWFWFYGATFLTQTPEFSKVILQGDESVVIFLLTLFSVGVSIGSLLCKSLTKNQVSLRLLPFGIAGLSIFAIDLYFSLSGLNINLDTDTLMGIGELFSIRGSWRVFFDLFFLGFSGGLYIVPLYASMQAYAPKSHRARIVGANNIFNAIFMVTSAIFAILMLNALKLSLPQLFLVTGVLNILFGLFLYLKLNKHIKQAVIQTRDEPIN; encoded by the coding sequence ATGGCAAACCAGTTTCAATTATTTAAGCGTCGACGCTTTAGCGCTATGTTTTTTACCCAGTTTTTGGGTGCGTTCAATGACAATATTTTTAAGCAAGCGCTTATATTGGTTTTGACTTATACCGCTGCCAGCCAAATAGGTATCGAGGTTAGCATCCTAAACAACTTGGCTGCTATGCTATTCATTTTGCCCTATTTTTTATTTTCAGCTTTAGCAGGACAAATTGCCGACAAGTTCGAAAAATCCCAATTGACACGCTTTATTAAACTGCTAGAGCTGGTGATTATGATCATTGCGGCAGTAGGCTTTGTGTTTGAATGGTATACCTTGCTATTTGTCGCTTTGTTTTTGATGGGAACCCACTCTACCTTTTTTGGGCCTATTAAATACGCTTATCTACCTCAGGCTATGAGAGAGGATGAGCTGGTAGGAGCTAATGGTCTATTTCAAATGGGTACTTCGCTAGCCATTTTACTGGGAATGATCATCGCAGGGGTGTTGACCCAATTGCCGCAGTCGCTATATTGGATCAGTGCTTCGGTACTAATTGTCGCTATCTTGGGATATTTGTCGGCACGATTTATACCCAATATGCCCGCCATGCAGCCTAACCTAAATATTAATTGGAATATTTTTACTACTAGCATGGCCACGGTACGCTATTTGTACTCCTTACCTTTTTTATTTTTTATCGTGCTAGGTAATAGCTGGTTTTGGTTTTATGGGGCAACGTTTTTAACCCAAACCCCAGAGTTTAGTAAAGTCATTTTACAAGGTGATGAATCAGTGGTTATTTTCCTACTGACTTTGTTCTCAGTCGGGGTGTCGATCGGCTCTTTATTATGCAAAAGCTTGACCAAAAATCAGGTGAGTTTACGCCTATTACCCTTTGGTATTGCAGGTCTGAGTATCTTTGCCATTGACTTATACTTTTCGCTCTCAGGGTTAAACATCAATCTTGATACTGATACCTTGATGGGTATCGGTGAGCTATTTAGCATTCGTGGTAGCTGGCGGGTGTTTTTTGATTTGTTCTTTTTAGGGTTTAGCGGTGGCCTGTATATCGTACCGTTATATGCGTCTATGCAAGCTTATGCGCCTAAAAGTCATCGCGCACGTATTGTTGGCGCTAACAATATTTTCAATGCTATATTTATGGTCACCTCAGCCATCTTCGCTATCTTAATGCTGAACGCCTTAAAGTTAAGCTTACCGCAATTGTTTTTGGTTACCGGTGTGCTCAATATTTTATTTGGGTTATTTTTATATCTAAAGCTCAATAAACATATCAAACAAGCCGTCATTCAAACTCGTGATGAGCCTATTAATTAA